From one Bacteroides fragilis NCTC 9343 genomic stretch:
- a CDS encoding TolC family protein — protein sequence MKQIVLSIIALCCAPFAMQAQQPQIYTLKSCLEYGLQNNYSLQIVRNEEQVSRNNATPGNAGYLPTLDFTAGYKGTVDNTNTKVRATGESVKENGVFDQTLNVGLNLNWTIFDGFNITANYQKLKELQLQGETNTRIAIEDLIANLAAEYYNYVQQKIRLQNFRYAVSLSKERLRIVEERYHIGNFSRLDYQQAKVDFNADSAKYMKQQELLHTSRIQLNELMANEDVDQPLVIEDSIIKVNAGLRFEELWNATLLTNASLLKAEQNNTLAMLDYKKVNSRNYPYLKMNTGYGYTFNKYDIAANSQRGNLGANLGVTVGFNIFDGNRRREKNNARIAIKNARLQREQLEQGLKADLSNLWQAYQNNLQMLKLERQNLVAAKENHEIAMERYMLGNLSGIEMREAQKSLLDAEERILSAEYDTKLCEISLLQISGKITKYLE from the coding sequence ATGAAACAGATCGTCTTATCTATCATAGCATTGTGCTGTGCTCCTTTTGCCATGCAGGCACAGCAGCCACAAATATATACCCTGAAATCCTGCCTGGAGTATGGACTTCAGAATAACTACTCCCTGCAAATAGTCCGCAATGAAGAGCAAGTGAGCAGGAACAACGCCACCCCGGGCAACGCAGGCTATCTGCCGACACTCGATTTTACGGCAGGATACAAGGGGACAGTGGACAACACTAATACCAAGGTCCGGGCCACCGGAGAATCAGTAAAAGAAAACGGTGTCTTCGACCAAACCTTGAATGTGGGTCTGAACTTGAACTGGACCATCTTCGATGGCTTTAACATTACAGCCAATTACCAGAAACTGAAAGAGCTGCAACTACAGGGAGAAACCAATACCCGTATCGCCATCGAGGACCTGATAGCCAATCTGGCAGCCGAATATTACAACTATGTTCAGCAAAAAATCCGCTTGCAGAATTTCCGTTATGCGGTATCTTTGTCGAAAGAGCGCCTGCGAATCGTAGAAGAACGTTACCACATCGGTAACTTCTCCCGTCTGGACTATCAACAGGCAAAAGTGGACTTCAACGCCGACAGCGCCAAATACATGAAGCAACAGGAATTGCTGCATACCTCGCGCATCCAGTTAAACGAACTGATGGCCAACGAAGATGTGGATCAACCGCTCGTGATAGAAGACAGCATTATAAAAGTGAATGCCGGGCTTCGATTCGAAGAGTTGTGGAATGCTACCTTACTGACGAACGCGTCACTGTTGAAAGCTGAACAAAACAACACGCTCGCCATGCTGGACTATAAGAAAGTAAACTCGCGCAACTACCCTTACCTGAAGATGAATACCGGATACGGATATACCTTCAATAAGTACGATATTGCCGCTAATAGCCAAAGAGGTAATCTGGGAGCCAATTTGGGAGTAACGGTAGGCTTCAACATCTTCGATGGAAATCGCCGACGCGAAAAGAACAATGCACGCATTGCCATAAAAAATGCCCGCCTTCAACGTGAACAACTGGAACAAGGGCTTAAAGCAGACCTTAGCAATCTGTGGCAGGCCTACCAGAATAATCTGCAAATGCTGAAACTGGAACGACAGAATCTAGTAGCCGCCAAAGAGAATCACGAGATAGCTATGGAACGCTACATGCTAGGCAACCTTTCGGGTATCGAAATGCGGGAAGCGCAGAAAAGTTTGCTGGATGCCGAAGAACGCATACTTTCGGCTGAATACGATACCAAGTTATGTGAGATTTCACTTTTACAAATCAGTGGAAAGATCACGAAATACCTGGAATAG
- a CDS encoding efflux RND transporter permease subunit — translation MNISELSIRRPVLSTVLTIIILLFGLIGYNYLGVREYPSVDNPIISVSCSYPGANADVIENQITEPLEQNINGIPGIRSLSSVSQQGQSRITVEFELSVDLETAANDVRDKVSRAQRYLPRDCDPPTVSKADADATPILMVALQSDKRSLLELSEIADLTVKEQLQTISDVSSVSIWGEKRYSMRLWLDPIKMSGYGITPIDVKNAVDKENVELPSGSIEGNTTELTIRTLGLMHTAEEFNNLIVKEENDRIIRFSDIGRAELGPADIKSYMKMNGVPMVGIVVIPQPGANHIKIADAVYERMEKMQKDLPEDVKYSYGFDNTKFIRASISEVKETVYVAFILVIIIIFLFLRDWRVTLVPCIVIPVSLIGAFFVMYLADFSINVLSMLAVVLAVGLVVDDAIVMTENIYVRIEKGMPPKEAGIEGAKEIFFAVISTTITLVAVFFPIVFMEGMTGRLFREFSIVISGSVIISSFAALTFTPMLATKLLVKREKQNWFYLKTEPFFEGMNRLYSRSLAVFLHKRWIALPFVAITIGIIAFLWNYIPAEMAPLEDRSQISINTRGAEGVTYEYIRDYTEDINDLVDSIVPDAESVTARVSSGSGNVRITLKDMKDRDYTQMDVAEKLSAAVQKKTMARSFVQQSSSFGGRRGGMPVQYVLQATNIEKLQEVLPKFMAKVYENPVFQMADVDLKFSKPEARININRDKASIMGVSTRNIAQTLQYGLSGQRMGYFYMNGKQYEILGEINRQQRNTPANLKSIYIRSDKGDMVQLDNLIELTGGIAPPKLYRYNRFVSATVSAGLAEGKTIGQGLDEMDKIAKETLDDTFRTALTGDSKEYRESSSSLMFAFILAIVLIYLILAAQFESFKDPLIIMLTVPLAIAGALVFMYFGGITMNIFSQIGIIMLIGLVAKNGILIVEFANLKQETGEDKMTAIKDAALQRLRPILMTSASTILGLIPLAFASGEGCNQRIAMGTAVVGGMLVSTLLTMYIVPAIYSYISTNRSNKLKQE, via the coding sequence ATGAATATATCCGAATTAAGTATACGACGGCCAGTACTCTCAACGGTACTGACCATCATCATTTTGCTCTTTGGACTGATCGGGTACAACTACCTGGGTGTCCGGGAGTATCCATCCGTAGATAACCCTATTATTTCGGTGTCCTGCTCCTATCCGGGTGCAAATGCCGATGTCATCGAGAATCAGATCACCGAACCCCTGGAACAGAACATCAATGGTATTCCGGGCATCCGCTCACTCTCCAGTGTCAGTCAGCAGGGACAAAGCCGTATCACGGTAGAGTTTGAGCTTTCCGTCGACCTGGAAACAGCTGCCAATGACGTGCGTGACAAGGTATCACGCGCCCAACGTTATCTCCCGCGCGACTGCGACCCTCCTACCGTATCGAAAGCCGACGCCGATGCCACCCCTATCCTTATGGTGGCTTTGCAAAGCGACAAACGTTCTTTGCTGGAACTCAGTGAAATTGCCGACCTGACTGTAAAAGAACAGTTGCAAACGATCTCTGACGTAAGTAGTGTCTCCATTTGGGGAGAGAAACGATACTCCATGCGTTTATGGCTCGACCCCATCAAGATGTCCGGTTACGGGATCACTCCTATCGACGTGAAGAATGCGGTAGACAAAGAGAACGTGGAACTCCCTTCAGGTAGTATCGAAGGAAATACAACAGAACTTACCATCCGTACTTTGGGACTGATGCACACTGCAGAAGAGTTCAACAACCTGATCGTCAAAGAAGAGAACGACCGCATCATCCGTTTCAGTGATATCGGACGAGCCGAACTGGGCCCTGCCGACATCAAAAGCTACATGAAGATGAATGGTGTACCCATGGTGGGAATCGTTGTAATCCCCCAGCCGGGTGCCAACCATATAAAGATAGCCGATGCGGTATATGAACGCATGGAGAAGATGCAGAAGGACCTCCCGGAAGACGTGAAGTATTCTTACGGATTCGATAACACCAAATTCATCCGTGCCTCTATCAGCGAAGTGAAAGAAACCGTTTACGTAGCTTTCATCCTAGTTATCATTATTATCTTCCTTTTTCTGCGCGACTGGCGTGTTACGCTGGTTCCCTGCATCGTGATTCCGGTATCGTTGATCGGTGCTTTCTTCGTTATGTATCTGGCGGACTTCTCCATCAACGTGCTCTCCATGCTGGCTGTTGTGCTGGCAGTGGGTCTGGTGGTGGACGACGCTATCGTAATGACGGAAAACATCTATGTCCGCATTGAGAAAGGTATGCCTCCGAAAGAGGCCGGCATCGAAGGGGCTAAAGAGATTTTCTTCGCTGTCATCTCTACCACCATTACGCTGGTTGCCGTATTCTTCCCCATCGTCTTTATGGAGGGGATGACAGGACGACTGTTCCGTGAATTTAGTATTGTTATTTCCGGTTCGGTTATCATCTCCTCTTTTGCGGCTCTGACCTTTACTCCGATGCTAGCCACCAAGTTACTGGTAAAACGGGAGAAACAGAACTGGTTCTATCTGAAAACAGAACCTTTCTTCGAAGGAATGAACCGCCTCTACAGTCGTTCACTGGCTGTTTTCCTCCATAAACGTTGGATTGCCCTGCCTTTTGTAGCAATTACCATTGGCATCATTGCCTTCTTGTGGAATTACATCCCGGCAGAAATGGCTCCGTTGGAAGACCGTTCACAAATCAGTATCAATACCCGTGGAGCCGAAGGTGTGACCTATGAATACATCCGGGACTATACGGAAGACATCAATGACCTCGTAGACTCGATTGTACCGGATGCCGAATCGGTAACCGCCCGTGTATCGAGTGGTAGCGGTAATGTGCGCATCACGCTGAAAGACATGAAAGACCGTGACTACACCCAGATGGATGTAGCTGAAAAATTGTCGGCAGCAGTACAGAAAAAGACGATGGCGCGTTCATTCGTCCAGCAGTCATCTTCTTTTGGCGGACGGCGTGGCGGTATGCCCGTCCAATACGTATTGCAGGCCACTAATATCGAAAAGCTACAGGAAGTACTGCCCAAGTTCATGGCGAAGGTTTACGAGAACCCGGTATTCCAGATGGCAGACGTAGACCTGAAGTTCAGCAAACCGGAGGCACGTATCAATATCAATCGCGACAAAGCCAGCATCATGGGGGTAAGTACACGTAACATCGCACAGACCCTGCAATACGGTCTGAGCGGACAGCGAATGGGCTACTTCTATATGAACGGCAAGCAATATGAGATCTTAGGAGAAATCAACCGCCAGCAACGTAACACACCTGCCAATCTGAAATCGATCTACATTCGTAGTGACAAAGGAGATATGGTGCAATTGGACAACCTGATTGAACTGACCGGTGGCATCGCGCCTCCGAAACTGTATCGTTACAATCGTTTCGTTTCGGCCACTGTTTCCGCCGGACTGGCCGAAGGAAAAACCATCGGACAAGGATTGGACGAAATGGACAAGATAGCCAAAGAGACGCTGGACGACACGTTCCGCACAGCATTGACCGGTGATTCGAAAGAATATCGCGAGAGTTCTTCAAGTCTGATGTTTGCTTTTATTCTGGCCATTGTACTGATTTACCTGATCCTGGCAGCACAGTTCGAGAGTTTCAAAGACCCGCTGATCATTATGCTGACCGTCCCCCTGGCTATTGCAGGCGCATTGGTATTCATGTATTTTGGAGGTATCACAATGAACATCTTCAGCCAGATCGGCATTATTATGCTGATTGGACTGGTGGCTAAAAACGGTATCCTGATCGTAGAGTTTGCCAACCTGAAACAAGAAACGGGTGAGGATAAGATGACAGCCATCAAAGATGCGGCGTTACAACGCCTGCGTCCTATCCTGATGACAAGTGCTTCTACCATCCTGGGATTAATCCCGCTGGCTTTCGCCTCGGGTGAAGGTTGCAACCAACGTATCGCAATGGGTACGGCTGTAGTGGGAGGTATGTTGGTATCTACCCTGCTGACCATGTACATCGTACCTGCCATTTACAGTTATATTTCGACGAACCGAAGTAATAAATTAAAGCAAGAATGA
- a CDS encoding efflux RND transporter periplasmic adaptor subunit: MDKKVKWGIVILVGAGLIGWGIYSRLPKANEELAAADKVMTGKQINKRVLNVNAKIIKPQLLTDQIQISGSLMPDEEVDLSFETSGKIVEINFDEGTTVKKGQLLAKVNDRQLQAQLQRLVAQLKLAEDRVFRQNALLERDAVSKEAYEQVKTELATLNADIDLVKANIAMTELRAPFDGVIGLRQVSVGSYASPTTIVAKLTKIIPLKIEFSVPERYASQVKKGTNLNFELEGKLSSFPAKVYATESRIDQSTRTLTVRALYANSNGAILPGRYASIQLKKEEIPNAIAIPSESIVPEMGKDKVFLYKSGKAEPVEITAGIRTEAEVQVIKGLQMGDTIITSGTLQLRTGLPVTLDNIN; encoded by the coding sequence ATGGATAAAAAGGTAAAATGGGGCATCGTCATCTTGGTTGGCGCCGGACTGATAGGTTGGGGAATTTACTCCCGACTTCCTAAAGCAAATGAAGAGTTGGCAGCAGCCGACAAAGTGATGACAGGCAAACAGATCAATAAAAGGGTTCTGAACGTAAACGCCAAAATCATAAAACCACAATTGCTGACAGACCAGATTCAAATCAGCGGTAGCTTGATGCCTGACGAGGAGGTGGATCTTTCTTTTGAGACTTCGGGAAAAATTGTTGAGATCAACTTTGACGAAGGAACAACCGTAAAGAAAGGACAACTACTGGCAAAAGTGAACGACCGGCAATTACAGGCCCAGTTGCAACGTCTTGTAGCTCAACTAAAACTTGCCGAAGACCGTGTGTTCCGCCAAAATGCTTTGCTCGAACGGGATGCCGTCAGTAAGGAAGCTTACGAGCAGGTAAAAACGGAACTGGCCACCCTGAATGCAGATATTGATTTGGTAAAAGCGAATATTGCCATGACCGAACTTCGCGCACCCTTCGACGGGGTGATCGGACTCCGGCAGGTCAGCGTCGGCTCTTATGCTTCACCTACTACCATCGTAGCCAAACTGACAAAAATCATTCCTCTGAAAATAGAGTTTTCCGTACCCGAGCGTTATGCCAGTCAGGTAAAAAAGGGAACTAACCTCAACTTCGAACTGGAAGGAAAGTTAAGCTCTTTCCCCGCAAAGGTATATGCCACCGAATCACGAATCGATCAGTCTACTCGTACACTGACCGTTCGTGCACTGTATGCTAACAGTAACGGGGCAATACTACCGGGACGTTACGCCAGCATCCAACTGAAAAAAGAAGAAATCCCGAATGCCATCGCCATCCCATCGGAGTCCATCGTACCTGAGATGGGTAAGGATAAAGTATTCCTCTATAAATCGGGTAAAGCCGAACCGGTAGAAATAACCGCAGGTATCCGTACCGAAGCTGAAGTACAAGTCATAAAGGGCCTACAAATGGGTGATACCATCATCACTTCGGGAACCCTTCAACTCCGTACAGGATTACCTGTCACACTGGATAATATCAATTAA